One window of the Polypterus senegalus isolate Bchr_013 chromosome 18, ASM1683550v1, whole genome shotgun sequence genome contains the following:
- the thbs1b gene encoding thrombospondin-1 produces MSLSEGLFLLFMLVFCEGARVAESGDDNGVFDLFEITRVSRKNHGVALVKGLDPNSPAYKTLNPNLIPPVPEGTFRDLLEDIRAERGFIFMATFKQAKKTRGSLLSVEKTDGTGQVFEIVSNGKAETLDIVYSTENKQQVVSLENARFATGQWVNITLFIQEDWAQLYLGCDKVDTAEMDVSIQQILSQDLPSFARLRVAKGAITNFLGVLQNVRFVFGTTLEAILRNKGCARSLTDTITLDNPVNGSSPAIRTDFIGHKAKDIQNVCGFSCDELATMFKELQGLRVVVNQLADNIHKLTKENELIQKKFNFESGSCIHNGVFHKERDEWKVDNCTECTCQNSAIVCHEISCPLMPCTNATVPDGECCPRCGTLSDSPEDGWSPWSEWTHCSVTCGRGIQQRGRSCDRINNNCEGTSVQTRDCYIQECDKRFKQDGQWSHWSPWSSCSVSCGSGVITRIRLCNSPTPQMGGKECEGEGRQTEKCQKDPCPINGKWGPWSLWDTCTVTCGGGIQRRTRLCNDPAPKYGGKECIGEPAETQLCNKKDCPIDGCLSNPCFAGTQCTSFPDGSWKCGSCPTGYHGNGIHCTDIDECTEVPDACFVSNGVHRCENTEPGYNCLPCPPRFTGSQPFGRGVEDATSKKQVCKPRNPCNDGTHDCNKNARCIYLGHYTDPMFRCECKPGFAGNGYICGEDTDLDGWPNEDLECVENATYHCKKDNCPNLPNSGQEDFDKDGTGDACDSDDDNDSVPDDRDNCQFIYNPRQYDYDRDDVGDRCDNCPYNHNPDQVDTDNNGEGDACAVDIDGDGILNEKDNCPYVYNVDQRDTDLDGVGDQCDNCPLEHNPDQIDSDSDLVGDKCDSNQDIDEDGHQNNLDNCPYIPNANQADHDKDGKGDACDYDDDNDGIPDDKDNCRLAFNPDQLDSDGDGRGDACKDDFDQDKVPDIYDVCPENFDISETDFRKFQMVPLDPKGTSQIDPNWVVRHQGKELVQTVNCDPGIAVGFDEFNAVDFSGTFFINTDRDDDYAGFVFGYQSSARFYVVMWKQITQTYWSDTPTKAQGYSGLSIKVVNSTTGPGEHLRNALWHTGDTTGQVRTLWHDPRNIGWKDFTAYRWHLTHRPKTGHIRVVMYEGKKIMADSGSIYDKTYAGGRLGLFVFSQEMVYFSDLKYECRDT; encoded by the exons ATGAGTTTGTCGGAGGGTCTCTTTCTACTTTTCATGCTTGTCTTCTGCGAAGGAGCCAGAGTCGCAG AAAGCGGAGACGACAATGGGGTCTTTGACCTGTTCGAGATCACGCGGGTGTCCCGCAAAAACCACGGGGTCGCGCTGGTCAAAGGGCTGGACCCCAACAGCCCGGCTTACAAGACTCTCAACCCGAACCTGATCCCCCCCGTTCCCGAGGGCACCTTCAGGGACCTGCTGGAGGACATTCGGGCCGAAAGGGGATTCATTTTCATGGCCACCTTCAAGCAGGCGAAGAAGACGCGGGGCAGCCTGCTGTCGGTGGAGAAGACGGATGGCACGGGGCAGGTTTTCGAGATCGTGTCCAACGGCAAGGCGGAGACTCTGGATATCGTTTACTCCACGGAGAACAAGCAGCAGGTGGTGTCGCTGGAGAACGCCCGATTCGCCACAGGCCAGTGGGTCAACATCACCCTCTTCATCCAGGAAGACTGGGCGCAGCTGTACCTGGGCTGCGATAAGGTGGACACGGCGGAGATGGACGTCTCCATTCAGCAGATCCTCTCGCAGGACTTGCCGAGCTTCGCCAGACTGCGAGTGGCCAAAGGCGCCATCACCAACTTCCTG ggggtgctgcagaacGTGCGCTTTGTGTTTGGGACCACGCTGGAGGCGATTCTGAGAAACAAAGGCTGCGCGAGAT CTCTCACTGACACCATCACTTTGGATAATCCAGTTAATGGGTCAAGTCCAGCGATAAGGACCGACTTCATTGGCCACAAAGCCAAAG ACATCCAGAATGTGTGCGGCTTCTCCTGCGATGAACTGGCCACCATGTTTAAGGAGCTCCAAGGACTGCGGGTCGTTGTCAACCAGCTGGCAGACAACATCCACAAACTG ACTAAAGAGAATGAGCTGATCCAAAAGAAATTCAACTTTGAATCCGGCTCCTGCATCCACAACGGAGTATTCCATAAGGAGAGGGACGAGTGGAAAGTGGACAACTGCACTGAGTGCACGTGCCAG AATTCTGCGATTGTGTGTCATGAGATCTCCTGCCCTCTGATGCCCTGCACCAATGCCACGGTGCCTGACGGCGAGTGCTGCCCACGATGTGGTACTT TGAGCGACTCCCCAGAAGATGGCTGGTCTCCATGGTCAGAATGGACTCACTGCTCTGTGACCTGTGGACGAGGAATTCAACAGCGTGGCCGCTCGTGTGACCGCATCAACAACAACTGCGAGGGGACTTCTGTCCAGACGCGTGACTGCTACATTCAGGAATGTGACAAGAGAT TCAAGCAGGATGGGCAGTGGAGCCACTGGTCCCCTTGGTCATCATGCTCAGTGTCCTGCGGCTCCGGAGTCATAACTCGCATACGCCTGTGCAACTCTCCCACACCTCAGATGGGTGGCAAGGAATGTGAAGGAGAAGGCAGACAAACAGAGAAATGCCAGAAGGACCCATGCCCAA TTAATGGTAAATGGGGCCCCTGGTCACTCTGGGATACCTGTACTGTGACCTGTGGGGGTGGCATTCAGAGGAGAACTCGGCTATGCAACGATCCAGCACCCAAGTACGGGGGCAAAGAATGCATCGGGGAGCCTGCCGAAACGCAGCTCTGCAACAAGAAAGACTGTCCTATTG ATGGCTGTCTGTCCAACCCCTGTTTTGCTGGCACACAATGCACCAGCTTTCCTGACGGATCCTGGAAGTGCGGCTCTTGCCCAACAGGTTACCATGGCAATGGCATACACTGCACCGATATTGATGAA TGTACAGAAGTGCCTGATGCCTGCTTTGTGTCCAACGGCGTCCACAGATGTGAAAACACGGAGCCTGGCTACAACTGCTTGCCCTGCCCTCCACGCTTCACAGGCTCGCAGCCATTTGGGAGGGGAGTTGAGGACGCCACCTCTAAAAAGCAG GTCTGCAAACCTCGTAACCCTTGCAATGATGGAACCCATGACTGCAACAAGAACGCACGCTGCATCTACCTGGGTCATTATACCGACCCCATGTTCCGATGTGAGTGCAAGCCAGGCTTTGCCGGTAACGGATACATTTGTGGAGAAGACACTGACCTGGATGGGTGGCCAAACGAGGATCTGGAGTGTGTGGAAAATGCAACCTATCActgtaaaaag GATAACTGTCCCAACCTTCCCAATTCTGGACAGGAAGACTTTGATAAAGATGGCACTGGTGACGCCTGTGACAGTGATGATGATAACGATAGTGTTCCAGATGACAGG GATAACTGCCAGTTTATTTACAACCCACGGCAATATGACTACGATCGGGATGATGTTGGTGACCGCTGTGACAACTGTCCATACAATCACAACCCGGATCAGGTGGACACAGACAACAATGGCGAGGGAGATGCTTGTGCTGTGGATATTGACGGGGATG GCATTCTGAATGAGAAAGACAACTGCCCATATGTTTACAACGTTGACCAAAGAGACACAGACTTGGATGGAGTTGGAGACCAGTGCGACAACTGCCCCTTGGAACACAACCCAGATCAG atCGACTCAGACTCTGATCTTGTTGGTGACAAATGTGACAGCAATCAAGACATTGATGAGGATGGCCACCAAAACAATCTCGACAACTGCCCCTACATTCCAAATGCAAATCAAGCTGACCATGATAAAGATGGGAAGGGTGATGCTTGTGATTATGATGATGACAACGATGGCATTCCAGACGACAAGGACAACTGCAGGTTGGCCTTCAACCCTGACCAGTTAGACTCTGATG GGGATGGTCGTGGCGATGCTTGTAAAGATGACTTTGACCAGGATAAAGTGCCCGACATCTATGACGTGTGCCCAGAAAACTTTGACATCAGTGAGACTGATTTCAGAAAATTCCAGATGGTTCCTCTTGATCCCAAAGGAACATCACAGATTGATCCTAACTGGGTGGTACGACATCAGGGCAAGGAATTGGTGCAGACTGTAAACTGCGACCCAGGAATCGCTGTTG GTTTTGATGAATTCAACGCTGTGGATTTCAGTGGAACATTCTTCATCAACACCGATAGAGATGACGACTATGCAGGCTTTGTTTTTGGTTATCAGTCTAGCGCCCGTTTTTACGTGGTCATGTGGAAACAAATTACACAGACGTACTGGTCAGACACACCAACCAAAGCTCAGGGCTACTCTGGCCTGTCAATCAAAGTTGTCAACTCAACAACAGGGCCTGGGGAACACCTGAGGAACGCTCTGTGGCACACAGGAGACACTACAGGACAG GTACGTACTTTATGGCATGATCCCCGCAACATTGGCTGGAAAGACTTCACTGCCTACAGATGGCACCTTACTCACAGACCAAAGACAGGACACATTAG AGTTGTCATGTACGAAGGCAAAAAAATCATGGCAGATTCCGGATCCATCTACGATAAGACCTATGCTGGTGGACGGTTAGGGCTGTTTGTGTTCTCCCAAGAAATGGTTTACTTCTCAGACCTCAAATATGAATGTAGAG ATACATAA